The proteins below are encoded in one region of Festucalex cinctus isolate MCC-2025b chromosome 2, RoL_Fcin_1.0, whole genome shotgun sequence:
- the phf8 gene encoding histone lysine demethylase PHF8 yields the protein MASVPVYCLCRLPYDVTRFMIECDICQDWFHGSCVGVEEEKATEIDLYHCPNCQLTHGPSVMRKRRGGNKQADGAAAGIRDPNRLVKTGSPQFVRELRSRTFPSADEVLLKPSGAQLTVEFLEEHSFSVPVMVLRRDGLGMTLPPASFCVSDVEHYIGSDKEIDVIDVSRQCDLKMRLGDFAEYYNSPNRDRVLNVISLEFSETRLSNLVETPKIVRKLSWVENLWPEESVFERPNVQKYCLMGVKDSYTDFHIDFGGTSVWYHVLRGEKIFYLISPTPANLALFERWNSSSNQNEMFFGDQVDMCYKCSVKQGNTLFIPTGWIHAVLTPVDCLAFGGNFLHSLNIDMQLRAYEIEKRLSTAELFKFPNFETVCWYVGKHLLDTFRGLRENRRHPATYLVHGAKALNNAFRTWTRKEALADHEAEIPETINTQTLVKDLAKEIRLVEDIFQQNIGRTGPQFPGSPLSKAPLTTSHNSGRPPGKKKGFKPKDVIVGLAPPGPKKKNQKGLLKTEAGELDLLEIHTKHTLKKFQPGKSRSKNKLELPLEDFEGKLNKSKLKLVLTNGKIQGKKTGSNGAGGAANYQHLAMEGSSLSDLESEDELQIDETPPPRRKLAGSSKKKKFSGLPRKLPRAKPCSDPNRIREPGEVDFDIEEDYTTDEEALAAHGVKGGAGGILDLLKASKQVAGLDSSALSEEAPASPSTRDAIQGMLSMANPPSSSSSSSSSSSSSSSSSPLSISGGLTEGLGIVKGKGGRAVWVTGGVKKTLEKKAVIQRPGKRPIKRPARHLSEEDSPDEQETLGTCFKDSEYVYPSLESDEEDHANKAKMKRKKNWDDTPWSPKARVMPTLPKQDRPARDGARVASVETGLAAAAAKLAQQEQQKPAKRKYTKKVRPPVPVASPPPVHTEHAPPSPPHIPESAPDFSPHRRMDYYSASLLDHEYTAGPGPFGPGGPRGGGAMAPGVFLTSRRPSLSPQNSSSLSGASPSGLASQGTTGVGQGKRPKKGLATAKQRLGKILKIHRNGKLLL from the exons ATGGCTTCTGTACCAGTGTACTGCTTATGTCGCCTGCCATATGATGTGACTCGCTTCATGATCGAGTGTGACATTTGTCAAGACTGGTTCCACGGAag CTGCGTGGGAGTAGAGGAGGAGAAAGCAACAGAGATTGATCTCTATCACTGCCCCAATTGTCAACTCACTCATGGACCATCTGTCA TGCGTAAACGTCGTGGAGGCAACAAGCAGGCAGATGGAGCCGCTGCCGGGATAAGAGACCCCAACCGTTTGGTGAAGACTGGCAGCCCCCAGTTTGTGAGGGAGCTACGGAGTCGCACGTTTCCCAG CGCAGATGAAGTGCTGCTGAAGCCGTCGGGGGCCCAACTCACAGTGGAGTTTCTTGAGGAGCACTCATTCAGCGTTCCTGTCATGGTTTTGAGGCGAGACGGGCTCGGCATGACTCTGCCGCCAGCATCGTTCTGTGTCAGCGATGTCGAACACTACATTG GTTCAGACAAGGAGATTGACGTGATCGACGTGTCTCGCCAGTGTGACCTGAAGATGCGACTCGGTGACTTTGCGGAGTACTACAACAGCCCCAACAGGGATAGAGTGCTGAATGTCATCAGCCTGGAGTTCTCAGAAACCAG gcTCTCAAACCTGGTGGAGACGCCGAAGATTGTGAGGAAGCTGTCGTGGGTGGAGAACCTCTGGCCTGAGGAGTCCGTGTTTGAGCGGCCCAATGTGCAGAAGTACTGCCTCATGGGAGTGAAAGATAGTTACACAGACTTTCACATTGACTTTGGAGGCACCTCTGTTTGGTATCATGTTTTACGG GGGGAGAAAATATTCTACCTAATATCTCCTACACCAGCCAACCTGGCTCTTTTTGAGCGGTGGAATTCCTCGTCCAATCAGAACGAGATGTTCTTTGGAGACCAGGTTGACATGTGTTACAAGTGCTCCGTCAAACAAGGAAACACTTTGTTCATTCCAACAG GATGGATTCATGCAGTGTTGACTCCAGTGGACTGTCTGGCCTTTGGAGGAAACTTTTTGCATAGTCTTAATATTGACATGCAGCTTCG AGCATATGAAATAGAGAAGCGGTTGAGCACAGCAGAGTTATTTAAGTTTCCCAACTTTGAAACAGTTTGCTGGTATGTTGGGAAGCATCTTCTTGATACCTTCAGAG GTTTGAGAGAAAATCGCAGACACCCAGCCACTTATCTGGTTCACGGGGCAAAAGCACTGAATAATGCCTTCCGCACCTGGACCAGGAAAGAG GCGCTGGCCGATCACGAAGCGGAAATTCCAGAAACCATCAATACTCAGACACTGGTGAAGGACCTTGCTAAGGAGATACGGCTGGTTGAG GACATTTTCCAACAAAACATTGGCCGCACTGGTCCGCAATTTCCTGGCTCGCCGCTCTCAAAAGCCCCTTTGACCACCTCTCACAATTCAGGCCGCCCGCCTGGAAAGAAGAAAGGCTTCAAACCCAAGGATGTCATTGTAGGTCTCGCTCCACCAGGACCCAAGAAGAAGAACCAAAAGGGTCTCCTTAAGACAGAAGCAGGAGAGTTGGACCTGCTTGAGATCCACACCAAGCATACACTGAAAAAATTCCAACCTGGCAAGTCCAGAAGCAAGAACAAG TTGGAGCTGCCTTTGGAAGACTTTGAAGGAAAGTTAAACAAAAGCAAGCTGAAACTTGTGCTGACCAATGGGAAAATTCAAGG CAAGAAAACGGGCAGCAATGGTGCAGGAGGAGCTGCCAACTACCAGCATCTTGCCATGGAGGGATCCAGTCTCTCTGACCTGGAATCAGAGGATGAACTCCAAATAGACGAGACCCCGCCTCCACGCCGCAAGCTTGCTGGATCcagcaagaagaagaaattcAGTG gTCTTCCAAGGAAGCTGCCCAGAGCCAAGCCTTGCTCCGACCCAAATCGTATCCGAGAGCCAGGAGAGGTCGACTTTGATATTGAG GAGGATTACACCACAGATGAAGAGGCACTGGCTGCTCATGGTGTGAAGGGTGGTGCAGGGGGCATCCTGGACTTACTGAAGGCCAGCAAGCAGGTGGCAGGCTTGGACTCCTCTGCACTAAG tGAGGAAGCCCCAGCATCTCCCAGTACTCGTGATGCCATCCAGGGCATGCTCTCCATGGCTAAcccaccttcctcctcctcctcatcgtcgtcgtcgtcgtcgtcctcctcctcctcatcccccTTGTCGATATCTGGTGGGCTGACCGAGGGATTGGGAATAGTAAAGGGGAAAGGTGGCAGAGCTGTGTGGGTGACTGGGGGGGTCAAAAAGACCTTGGAGAAAAAAGCTGTTATCCAGCGTCCTGGAAagcgtcccattaagcgtccagCCCGGCATCTTAGCGAAGAGGACAGCCCAGATGAGCAGGAGACGCTGGGAACATGTTTTAAAGATTCAGAATATG TGTATCCGTCGTTGGAGTCTGATGAAGAGGACCATGCTAACAAGGCTAAAATGAAGCGGAAGAAAAACTGGGATGACACACCTTGGAGCCCGAAAG CGAGGGTGATGCCTACACTTCCAAAACAGGACCGTCCAGCCAGAGACGGAGCTCGAGTGGCGTCTGTGGAAACGGGCCTGGCAGCGGCTGCAGCCAAGCTAGCACAGCAG GAGCAGCAAAAGCCTGCTAAAAGGAAGTATACCAAAAAGGTGCGTCCTCCTGTCCCTGTTGCGAGCCCACCTCCAGTTCATACAGAACACGCGCCGCCCTCGCCACCGCACATTCCAGAGTCGGCACCAGACTTTAGCCCACACAGGaggatggattattattctgCCAGTCTACTAGACCATGAGTACACAGCGGGGCCAGGACCTTTTGGCCCTGGTGGCCCTAGAGGGGGCGGAGCTATGGCCCCCGGGGTATTCCTTACTTCACGCCGACCGTCCTTGTCTCCGCAAAATAGCAGCTCGCTCTCTGGTGCGTCGCCTTCAGGGCTTGCCAGTCAAGGCACGACAGGAGTTGGTCAAG GGAAACGTCCAAAGAAAGGACTTGCAACAGCGAAACAGAGACTTGGGAAAATTTTGAAGATTCACCGCAATGGAAAACTTCTTTTGTGA